Proteins co-encoded in one Malus sylvestris chromosome 7, drMalSylv7.2, whole genome shotgun sequence genomic window:
- the LOC126627857 gene encoding haloacid dehalogenase-like hydrolase domain-containing protein Sgpp, producing MLQEVGFNGGVPITEAMFRRLVSEKVEPVKGLDSLRQRIEKQGLRRAAVTNASRLNVELILSKLKLTDFFEILVLGGECVRAKPFPDPYLTAPETLKLSNKHAFIFEE from the exons ATGCTTCAAGAA GTAGGTTTTAATGGTGGGGTTCCTATCACTGAAGCCATGTTCCGAAG ATTGGTATCTGAAAAGGTAGAACCTGTTAAGGGCCTAGATAGTTTACGCCAACGGATTGAAAAACAAGGCTTGAGACGGGCTGCAGTAACAAATGCTTCAAGACTAAATGTCGAGCTAATATTATCAAAGTTGAAGCTCACAGATTTCTTTGAAATTCTTGTTCTTGGAGGGGAA TGCGTTCGAGCAAAACCATTTCCTGACCCTTACTTGACGGCGCCTGAAACGCTTAAACTGTCAAATAAGCATGCTTTCATCTTTGAG GAGTGA
- the LOC126627853 gene encoding phosphatidylinositol N-acetylglucosaminyltransferase subunit P-like: MEDSYSVCSPRRILSVSKKRRATVSFVDSDDKASGFHGPKPSEVYGFVGSITTVVATVIFLVWAYVPESWLHSIGIFYYPSRYWALAVPAYAMMTVVLALGFYCGLNFMSTPPPSSLYTVYDEFSRDPLSSSPIGDDDQPIEPISDISIDRINRSMFK; encoded by the exons ATGGAGGATTCATATTCAGTGTGCAGCCCCAGAAGAATACTGAGTGTATCAAAGAAGAGGAGGGCAACAGTGTCATTTGTTGATTCAGATGACAAGGCTTCTGGGTTTCATGGCCCCAAGCCTTCTGAAGTCTATGGCTTTGTTGGTTCCATCACTACTGTTGTGGCCACAG TTATATTCTTGGTGTGGGCGTATGTTCCAGAGTCTTGGTTGCATTCCATTGGGATTTTTTACTATCCCAGCAG GTATTGGGCATTGGCAGTGCCAGCTTACGCTATGATGACAGTGGTATTAGCATTGGGATTTTACTGTGGCCTCAACTTCATGTCCACCCCTCCCCCTTCTTCCTTATATACTGTTTACG ATGAATTCAGTAGAGATCCTCTGAGCTCTTCTCCAATTGGGGATGATGATCAGCCCATCGAGCCAATATCCGATATCAGCATCGACAGAATCAATCGTTCCATGTTTAAATAA
- the LOC126627822 gene encoding nucleolar GTP-binding protein 1-like, translating into MSRASTLFQLWQTPNRLPLAISKISKGPHLIPSARSYPVLCFCKEIQTSTYEVVKGSYVPSPVVKPVSKAKEKSPENIEDVGAFQKLPMVMPSVDILYSALRKAKRITPTKGIANIAKRERNRGAKQLDALMKELALPLRTYLENFPNKKYLHPYERSLIELTLGDGNYEQVLGKVDALRKKVVSIGKEHASLCAKSTTKKEAEARLTEGIKKVEETFNREGKHVDDLLHIAKTLRAMPVVDLEAPTLCLVGAPNVGKSSLVRILSTGKPEICNYPFTTRGILMGHIISSHQTFQVTDTPGLLKRCDEDRNNLEKLTLAVLSHLPTAILYVHDLSGECGTSPSDQFVIYKEIKERFGEHLWLDVVSKCDLLQKSPVLFATDNGDDSDLKLERYRKLGPDGAIHVSVMNEVGLAELKSRVQEMLDSQMTRIQVQEGNKQKLEVC; encoded by the exons ATGAGCAGGGCTTCTACTCTCTTCCAATTGTGGCAGACCCCAAACAGATTGCCGCTCGCAATCTCTAAGATTTCAAAAG GTCCGCACTTGATACCGAGTGCCAGAAGTTATCCAGTACTGTGCTTCTGCAAGGAAATACAAACTAGCACATATGAGGTTGTCAAGGGAAGCTATGTACCTTCACCTGTTGTAAAACCAGTGAGCAAGGCCAAG GAAAAATCACCTGAAAATATTGAAGATGTTGGTGCATTCCAAAAGCTACCCATGGTGATGCCATCTGTTGACATTCTGTACTCAGCACTAAGGAAGGCTAAGAGGATAACACCAACGAAGG GTATTGCCAATATTGCAAAGCGAGAGAGAAATAGAGGTGCAAAGCAACTTGATGCATTGATGAAA GAACTGGCACTTCCGTTGAGAACTTATTTGGAGAATTTTCCAAATAAAAAGTATCTTCACCCTTACGAACGGTCTCTTATTGAATTAACTCTTGGGGATGGAAATTATGAACAG GTGTTGGGTAAGGTCGATGCTTTGAGGAAGAAGGTTGTGTCGATTGGAAAGGAACATGCATCTCTTTGTGCTAAG TCAACAACGAAGAAGGAAGCAGAGGCAAGACTAACTGAG GGTATAAAGAAAGTCGAAGAGACATTTAATcgtgaaggaaaacatgttgATGATTTGTTACACATAGCCAAG ACTCTGCGAGCAATGCCAGTAGTTGATCTAGAAGCACCGACACTGTGCCTTGTTGGAGCTCCTAATGTCGGGAAGTCATCTTTGGTCCGTATACTCTCTACTGGGAAGCCTGAG ATCTGCAACTACCCGTTCACAACAAGAGGAATACTAATGGGTCATATTATTTCAAGCCATCAGACTTTTCAG GTGACAGACACTCCTGGCCTGCTGAAGAGATGTGATG AGGACAGAAATAATTTGGAAAAATTGACACTTGCTGTCCTCTCACATTTACCGACCGCAATTCTCTATGTCCATGATCTCTCTGGGGAATGCGGGACCTCACCTTCTGACCAG TTTGTCATATACAAGGAAATAAAGGAGAGGTTTGGTGAGCATCTGTGGCTTGATGTTGTGTCCAAATGTGATCTGTTGCAAAAGTCTCCAGTGCTATTTGCCACCGATAATGGTGATGATTCTGATCTTAAGCTGGAAAGGTACCGGAAGTTGGGTCCCGATGGAGCTATCCATGTGTCAGTGATGAATGAAGTAGGGCTCGCCGAG TTGAAGAGTCGAGTGCAGGAGATGCTGGATTCTCAGATGACAAGGATCCAGGTTCAAGAAGGCAACAAACAAAAGCTTGAAGTTTGTTGA